The window ACAGGTAGTGATTGAGCAACCGCAATAAACCATCCATTTCCCATATTGTGATATTATGTGGTCTTTTAGTCTACATTCGAGTCGTGTTATAGTGGGAATCGTCCGGAACGGAACCTACGAAGCCCTCACGCTCTCGTGACGCCGCGACTCGCTGCGCTCCTCGGGTTCGCTACGCTCACCCTGCGGTGCTTGCTTCGTCGGGGCGACGACGAGAGCGCTCGCCCTTCGAGTCCGCCAGGGACGCGGGAGGTGGCACGGGCGCGGCGGCCCTGCCCTTCCCCAGGTCGCGCGGGTTCGCCCGCAGGGGCGAACCACGCGCTCCCGGCCCGTGGATTGTGGCGGGTGCGCACCACCGTCAGTCGAACGGGCGCGCGCTGGCGGCTGTGCCGCAGGCCAGCCGCCGCCCAGCGCGCGAGGGACGAGAAGCGCAGGGAGCGAAGCGACCGAGCATCGCAGGCGGTTGGGGAGGTATGAGGCCAACGGCTACTGACTGACGAATCCGCGGTCCTGGTGGAATCGAAGGTGAGCCGAACGCAGTGAGGCGAACAGCGGGGGAGCGAAGCTCCCCCGAGCGAACGGCGGCTTCGCCGCCGTGAGCGTCGGCAGAGCTTGCTCTGCCGGAAGGCGAGCGCTCTCGACCCGGTGAGACGACGTCTCCGGAAATCTTCGATCTCCGGGATGATGAAAATCGCCAGGGGCGATTTTCAGATCACAAGGACCACAGCGCGAGCGAAGCGAGCGCGAGGACCGCAGCGAGTCGCAACCGGTCGAGAGCGCGAGGGCTTCGGAGGCAGTCCCGTCGTCGGAGTCCTCGCCCCGAGAATCACGAAAGCGTCGGAATAAGCCACTCATCAGCCGAAATATTCCCCCTCACACAACCTGCGAGACCCGCTCGACGACCGCCTCCACGTCCGCACGACTCACATCCAAATGCGTACAGAACCGGACCTGATGGTCGTCGAACGGCACCGCCAGCACCCCCACCTCCGCACACCGCTCCAGGAACGCCTCCGCCGGGTCCTCAGTATCCACCAGCACGATGTTCGTCTCCGGGTCGTGCGCGGCGAGTCCGTCCAGTTCGTCCAGCCCGTCCGCCAGGCGCTCGGCGTTCCGGTGGTCCTCGGCGAGGCGGTCGCGGTTCTCCAGCGCCCGCAGGCCCGGCGCCGCGATGATGCCGGCCTGCCGCATCCCGCCGCCGAACAGCTTGCGATGCCGGCGCGCTCGCTCCACGAACTCGGCGTCGCCGGCGAGCATCGAGCCGACGGGCGCGCCGAGCCCCTTCGAGAGGCAGAACATCACCGAGTCCACCTCGCGGGTGAGGCGCGCGGCCGGCACGTCCAGCGCGGCGGCGGCGTTGAACAGGCGCGCGCCGTCGAGGTGGACGGGCACGTCGTACTCGTGCGCGGCATCGGCGGCGGCGTCGATGCGCTCGGGGGCGATGGCGGTGCCACCCTTCGCGTTGTGCGTGTTCTCCAGGCACAGCAGCCCCGTCCCCGGCCGGTGGCCGTCGGCCGCGACGTGGCCCGCGTGGACCGCCTCGGGCGTGACGACGCCGCGGTCGCCGCCGTCGACGGTGCGGACCTGCAGGCCCGAGTGCTGGGCGAGGCCGCCGAGTTCCCACCGGTAGACGTGGCTGTCGCGCTCGACGAGGGCCTCCTGCCCCTGCTCGGTGTGGGTGCGGGCGGCGACCTGGTTGCCCATCGTCCCCGTCGGGACGTAGAGGGCGGCCGCCATCCCCACGAGGTCGGCGGCACGAGCTTCGAGTTCGTTGACGGTGGGGTCCTCGCGGTAGACATCGTCGCCCACGTCGGCGTCGTGGGCGGCCTCGCGCATCGCGTCACTCGGGCGCGTGACCGTATCGGAGCGGCAGTCGATGGGGTCGTCGTGGTCGGTGTCGGCGGTGGGCATGGGCCCCTGTTTCGGGTCGAACGGCATATCAGCGGCGACGGCGGCGAGGAGTTCGCACGGCCGCCACGTGGCGGAAACGGTATGCCGGCCCCCGCCGAATCCGGGCGCATGGACCCGCGAATCCGAGAGCACGCGCAGGTGCTCGCCGACGCCATCGACCTCTCCGAGGGCGACAACCTCGTCATCAAGTCCGAGCCCGCCGCCGAGGACCTCGTCGTGGCCCTCTACGAGGTCGCCGGCGACCGTGGCGCACACCCGCTCCACATCACCACCAACCGGAGCGGCCGCGCCATCCGAAACTACCTCCGTGCCGCCGAGGAGTCCGGGATGGCGTTCGAGACGCCGCCCCACGAGCAGGCGCTCGTCGAGGCGGCCGACTGCCACGTCGTCATCCGGGCCCACGGCAACGTCACGGAGATGGTGGACGTGGACGACGACCTCAACGCTGACTACGAGTCCGCCCACAGCCCCATCCTCAACGAGCGGCTCACCGACCGCTGGACGCTCACCCAGCACCCCACCCCGGCGA of the Haloglomus salinum genome contains:
- a CDS encoding threonine aldolase family protein, coding for MPTADTDHDDPIDCRSDTVTRPSDAMREAAHDADVGDDVYREDPTVNELEARAADLVGMAAALYVPTGTMGNQVAARTHTEQGQEALVERDSHVYRWELGGLAQHSGLQVRTVDGGDRGVVTPEAVHAGHVAADGHRPGTGLLCLENTHNAKGGTAIAPERIDAAADAAHEYDVPVHLDGARLFNAAAALDVPAARLTREVDSVMFCLSKGLGAPVGSMLAGDAEFVERARRHRKLFGGGMRQAGIIAAPGLRALENRDRLAEDHRNAERLADGLDELDGLAAHDPETNIVLVDTEDPAEAFLERCAEVGVLAVPFDDHQVRFCTHLDVSRADVEAVVERVSQVV